ACGTGCTCGTGCCTCTTTCAACGAAAGCTTTTCACTGCATCCACCAGCGAGTCGAAAACCAGGATTCTTTGATCAATTCTTGTCAACCGCAGAATCTGCCGATTGATCGGATTACTCGTGGCCAACTTGAGAGCACCACCCTTTGCCGCAAGGGCGTCGTCCAGATCAAGTAGCGCTGTCAGGGCAGCGCTGTCCATCACCTCCGTGCTATCGAGTTCCAAAACCACCTGCGCGAACCCGAGCCGGTCGCAGGTGTCCATCAGCGCTGGCACCTGGGCTTCGGTCAATTCGTCCGGTGCATGAACGACAGCTACATCGCCGAATATTTCATGCGAAAAATTCATCGTCGGTCAATTTGCTCAATCTTCAGGCATCAAGCTTGTTCCGCAGCACATCTTCGCCGATAGTCCAGGAAAAATTAATTGCCTTATTTAAATGGTTTGAGCGACTTCCTGCGTGCAGGACTCGTCACCACAGGGAGCGCCCTGTAAAATCTGCATTGCATGCTCCACCAACTCGCGCGGACTGAACGGCTTGGAGAGGACGCGAGTGATGCCCAATCGCAACCTCAGCTCTTCGTGATCGAGTTCAAATCCTTTTCCAGTCAGTAGAATAAAGGGTACTCGTTGGGTATTTGGGTTCTGTCGTACCCGCTTGGCGAGCTCGAGCCCGTCCAGTACCGGCATTTGATAATCGCTCACAATCAGGTCCGGTACTGATTCCTGAATGATAGACCACGCTGCCTCTCCATTTTGGGCGATCTTTACTGAGAAACCGACCTTCTTGAGTTTAAACTCGACTGCCCGCAAAATCGGCAACTCGTCATCACATAATAGAACAAGTTTTGACACGCCTGCGTCCTCCAATCTCTGCTCAGTTTCCCACGCTGACAGATCGGCTGATGGGGCTGCCCACTGCCACAGCACGTGGAATTTGAACCACGAAGGTTGACCCCATTCCGACCACGCTGCGGACGGCAATTCGCCCTCCGTGGACGTCTTCAACAATATGTTTGGTGAGCGGCAACCCAAGCCCAGTCCCTGGAGCCATATTTTTATGGGATTCCACGCGGTAAAACCGCTCAAACACTCGCTGACAATCCTCGGGACTTAACCCCACGCCCGTATCCTCCACTTCGAATACTGCATACTCCTCCTCCATCCGACTTCTGAGAACAACCCTCCCTCCGTCTGGTGTATACTTAATCGCGTTTGATAACAAGTTAATGGCCGCCTGCAACAGCAGATCGCGGTCGGCAACCACGCTTAAATAAAGCGGACTCAGCTCACACTGAAAGTCGATGTGCTTTTGCTCCGCATGCGGACGCATCACCCGCGCTGCATCTTCGAGAATTTCATTCAGCGAATAATTTTGCTTTTTCACCTTCATTATTCCGGCCTCAATTCGGGCCAGGTTGAGCAGGTTTTCTATCAAACGTTGCAGTCTTTCTATCTGCGATTCGATAGTCGTCACAAACTCGTCGCGT
This is a stretch of genomic DNA from Thermogutta terrifontis. It encodes these proteins:
- a CDS encoding STAS domain-containing protein; its protein translation is MNFSHEIFGDVAVVHAPDELTEAQVPALMDTCDRLGFAQVVLELDSTEVMDSAALTALLDLDDALAAKGGALKLATSNPINRQILRLTRIDQRILVFDSLVDAVKSFR
- a CDS encoding response regulator gives rise to the protein MSKLVLLCDDELPILRAVEFKLKKVGFSVKIAQNGEAAWSIIQESVPDLIVSDYQMPVLDGLELAKRVRQNPNTQRVPFILLTGKGFELDHEELRLRLGITRVLSKPFSPRELVEHAMQILQGAPCGDESCTQEVAQTI